In Arvicola amphibius chromosome 1, mArvAmp1.2, whole genome shotgun sequence, one DNA window encodes the following:
- the LOC119801250 gene encoding membrane-spanning 4-domains subfamily A member 4D-like: MATMQGLEQTTIEVAPGEVPPSERSVVRAQLWKENAEKFLKGEPKVLGVVQVLIALINLILGIIMKSEITYFRPVLSVYVYAPVWGSVVFIISGSLSIAAGMRTTEVLVTTSLSFNTISSVVAAATSLISVFSVPMGALNYGHGIIVGTDALILILNVLEFCIAVSTSAFGCKAACCNTSEVVVILPPNPAVSAEATPMLLQPLAPPVYQKKSFPENLYKTSTRENIQF; the protein is encoded by the exons atggcaaccatGCAAGGACTAGAGCAGACCACCATAGAGGTGGCCCCTGGAGAAGTTCCGCCTTCAGAGAGGTCTGTTGTAAGGGCACAACTGTGGAAAGAGAACGCTGAGAAATTCTTGAAGGGGGAACCCAAAGTCCTCGGG GTTGTCCAAGTTCTGATTGCTCTCATAAACCTCATTTTGGGTATAATAATGAAGAGTGAGATAACATATTTCCGCCCAGTACTTTCAGTGTACGTTTATGCCCCAGTTTGGGGTTCAGTCGTG TTCATAATCTCAGGATCCTTGTCAATTGCAGCAGGAATGAGAACTACAGAGGTCCtg GTCACCACCAGTCTAAGTTTTAACACGATTAGCTCTGTGGTGGCAGCAGCAACAAGTCTAATCAGTGTCTTCAGTGTACCTATGGGTGCACTCAACTATGGCCATGGAATTATTGTG GGTACAGATGCTTTGATACTCATTTTAAATGTGCTAGAATTCTGCATTGCTGTGTCCACCTCTGCCTTTGGATGTAAAGCAGCCTGTTGTAACACCAGTGAG GTTGTTGTAATTCTGCCACCAAATCCTGCTGTGTCTGCAGAGGCAACTCCCATGTTACTTCAACCATTGGCACCACCAgtataccaaaaaaaaagttttccagaAAATCTATACAAGACTTCCACTAGAGAAAATATCCAgttctga